In Betaproteobacteria bacterium, the sequence ACCTGGATCAACAATGCCCGCATCAATTCCTGCGAAACCGCCAAGGCCATTGTCAGCACGGCGGCTGAATCGATTGGCTACAGCTCTCAGGAAACCTGTGCCGATCTGGCCATCGAGATGGGCATGGAGAGCGACCGCGATGCGGCGCGTCGGCGCTGTGCGACGGATCGGCCCAGCATTCTGTCTTCGGCACGCTCCTCGGGCGACCCGAAGGTGAAAAACAAGGCGCCTTTCGTCGGCAACCTGACCTGGAAAGCCTTGCAATACACCGGCGCCTATCTCGACGATCAGGAGCGCGAACTGATCATGAGCCTGGTCGGCACGATCATCTATTACCCGGAAGAGTCGGCCCGTGACCCCGAGCCGATTGCCCCGACGCTGACTTCGATCAGCCAGTTGCTCTACGGCCAGGGTGCGGCCGCCGGAACGGATGTCGTGCAGCATGTCTTGAAATGCAACGACTACACCAATTGCGACGTCGTCACCTTGAACACCACGTACACCCACACACCCTTTACCGCCAAGGTAGAGGCGATCATGCGCTCCATTGCCGAGAAGATCACGACGCGCACCGCCATCCCCAATAACTCGACCGAGGTCGGCTTCGTCAATCAGACCACCGAGCCGGTCTACAAAATGTTGTCGATAGGCACCAGCATCCCGGGATCGGGTTTGGCCGACAGCCTGATTGCCCAGTATCGCGACGTGATTGCCGCCGACTACGCCTATGTCTTCCTTGAACGCAACCTGCGTCTGGGCATGGCCGCGCTGGACAAGAACTACACCCTGCAACAGTCGCAACGCGAGCAGGCCAACCAGGTCCGTCAGCGGGCGCAGGCCATGCTCATGCAACTCTCCCAGGAAAAGAATCTGCTCTACCAGAAGGTCGGCTCCTTCCGGGCGGTATCGAACCACCTGGAGCAACTCGAACGCCAATTGCGCTCCAGCATGCCGCAACACGTGATGGACATGCTCGGCCAACAGGCCGCTTACCTGTCGCAGTAGCAGTGACGCGATAGCGCGACAGGAGAAAGCACCATGTGGGAAATCTACGCCTACCAGAATGCCGACAGCTTGTTCGGCGTCTTCAATGCCGCCGCGGCGATTCACAGCTCGGGCGACTATGCAGCGGCGATGGCAGCCGTGGCCTTCTGCGGTTTTGTGGCCGCCCTGGTTGCCTATGCTTTCGCCCCCGAGAAATTGCAGGGCTGGAAATGGCTGGGCACAGTCGTGCTGGTCTTCTCGGTGCTGATCGTGCCCAAGGTCACGGTAGGCATCGTGGACAAGACCGGCGGTTCGGCCGTCAAGGTCGTCGGCAACGTGCCGTTCGGGGTGGCCGCACTGGGCGGCATCACCAGTACGATCGGCAATACGCTGACCAGTCTGTTTGAAACGGCCTTCCAGGTTATTCCGGGCGTCGGCGCCCTGCCGGTCGAACTGAGCTACCAGCAGAACGGGCTGATGTTCGGCAACCGGCTGATCCGCGAGACTGGCAACGTGGTTTTCCAGGACCCGGCCTTCCGCACCGACCTGATCAATTTCATCCACAACTGCACGACCTACGACCTGATCGATGGCACGCTCGATCCGGCGGTCTTTTCTGCGTCGGACGATGTCTGGCCGCTGATGGCTTCACCCAATCCGGCGCGCTTCAGTACGCTGACCGGCGCTGGCGGCAGTGTCGGCGTCGATACCTGCCCCAATGTCTATCTGAGCCTCAATGGCCGCTTGCCGGCCCAGATCGGCCGCATCCAGGGGCGTCTGGCTTTTCAGCTCAATCCGACACTGCCCGGCGCTGCCGCTGCAGCGGCCATCGCCGGACAAATCCAGCAGGCCTATATCAAGAACAGCATCGCCACCGCGGCAGCCACGGCGGCCGACATCATCCGGCAGAACGCCATGCTCAACGCGCTTGAGGACACCAGCAAGATCGTCGGTCAGAAGGTTAATGATCCGGCGGCGATGGTGCTGGCGGTCGGCCGCGCCCAGGCGGTGGCACAACAGAACGCCTCCTGGCTCAATTACGGCAAGGTGGCCGAGCAAGCGCTGCCCGTGTTCCGCAACGTGGTCGAGGCGGTGACCTACGCGATGTTTCCACTCTTCGTGATGCTCCTGCTGCTGACCAGCGGACGGGAGACAATGCTCGCTTTCAAAGGCTATGCGGCCGTGCTAATCTGGATTCAGTTGTGGCCGCCGCTCTACGCCATCCTGAACTACATGGCTTCGATCTACGCGGCTTACGACCTCGCCGCCGCTGCCGACCTCGGAACGGGGGGCAAATCGCTGGCATTGCAGACGGCTTCGACGATCTATTCGCGGGCAATCTCGGGGGAAGCCGTTGTCGGTTACCTCGCCATCAGTATTCCATTCATTGCGTGGGCCGCCCTGAAGCGCATGGAAAACTTCGGAACAGCGCTGGTCGGTGGCTTGTCGGGGTTACAAGGGATGATCTCTGGCGGCACCTCGGCCGCCACCGTTGGTAACGTCTCGATGGGGAACGTCGGTATGGACCAGATGCAACTGGCGCCCAACCGTACGTCGGCGTTCATGGGCAGTTGGCAAAACGACATTTCCGGAAATACGTTCTCGTCGAACGCCCTAACCGGTCGTACTGCCGTCAGCCTGTTACGAAATCAGGGGTTTGCTTCCAGGATGGTTTCGATGCGGGTGTCTGAGCAGGATGTGCAGCAAGCCAGCAAGCAGGTCGATGCAGCACAAAACGAGAGTGTCGCAGCCAATACCGAACGCTCAGCCATTCTGTCAGAGGCATTCTCTCGAGGATTGAGCAAATTGCGCTCATCGCGTAGTAGCAGCGGCTCTACGTCCAGTAGCTTCGAGCAAACGGGTGAAACATTGAATAGGCTGGATCAGATAGCTAAAGGAGTCGCCGACAGTACGGGACTATCGCAATCTCAGGTTGCCAGCATTGCCTTTGGAGCCTCTGGGCGATTGGGGCTGAATACTGGCGTTGCTAGCGCTTCAGTCCATGCCAATAGCGGCAAGGCTTATCAATCTTCG encodes:
- a CDS encoding conjugal transfer protein TraH, with the protein product MKHYDHPHLRRSAATFLALLLAIPSFQLQAGDLNSEVNNMFNNLGAIGNYTAPGAFRGQTFNTYTGGSLMMRSPNKVYQLAAIQFPSAKAGCGGIDVFGGSFSHISATEFKNMLKNITAALPGIAFQLALEAVSPLLGGLTKWAKGLETWINNARINSCETAKAIVSTAAESIGYSSQETCADLAIEMGMESDRDAARRRCATDRPSILSSARSSGDPKVKNKAPFVGNLTWKALQYTGAYLDDQERELIMSLVGTIIYYPEESARDPEPIAPTLTSISQLLYGQGAAAGTDVVQHVLKCNDYTNCDVVTLNTTYTHTPFTAKVEAIMRSIAEKITTRTAIPNNSTEVGFVNQTTEPVYKMLSIGTSIPGSGLADSLIAQYRDVIAADYAYVFLERNLRLGMAALDKNYTLQQSQREQANQVRQRAQAMLMQLSQEKNLLYQKVGSFRAVSNHLEQLERQLRSSMPQHVMDMLGQQAAYLSQ
- a CDS encoding conjugal transfer protein TraG N-terminal domain-containing protein, with amino-acid sequence MWEIYAYQNADSLFGVFNAAAAIHSSGDYAAAMAAVAFCGFVAALVAYAFAPEKLQGWKWLGTVVLVFSVLIVPKVTVGIVDKTGGSAVKVVGNVPFGVAALGGITSTIGNTLTSLFETAFQVIPGVGALPVELSYQQNGLMFGNRLIRETGNVVFQDPAFRTDLINFIHNCTTYDLIDGTLDPAVFSASDDVWPLMASPNPARFSTLTGAGGSVGVDTCPNVYLSLNGRLPAQIGRIQGRLAFQLNPTLPGAAAAAAIAGQIQQAYIKNSIATAAATAADIIRQNAMLNALEDTSKIVGQKVNDPAAMVLAVGRAQAVAQQNASWLNYGKVAEQALPVFRNVVEAVTYAMFPLFVMLLLLTSGRETMLAFKGYAAVLIWIQLWPPLYAILNYMASIYAAYDLAAAADLGTGGKSLALQTASTIYSRAISGEAVVGYLAISIPFIAWAALKRMENFGTALVGGLSGLQGMISGGTSAATVGNVSMGNVGMDQMQLAPNRTSAFMGSWQNDISGNTFSSNALTGRTAVSLLRNQGFASRMVSMRVSEQDVQQASKQVDAAQNESVAANTERSAILSEAFSRGLSKLRSSRSSSGSTSSSFEQTGETLNRLDQIAKGVADSTGLSQSQVASIAFGASGRLGLNTGVASASVHANSGKAYQSSLTSDERKVLSTMSSEQLAEFKQFGDRVSRDAGFMSAITNDSREANDITARLASTHARSERAEASLTERMAFAERVSAAHEKGESISIDIAQDPHNLEMFMRYAEQYGGNSAAAHALMESELARQSLRPNRVFSDGTALPASFGDVREQHAQQRSDAALTPDIDGLHQSNRLQTSRFGNASLTHRAASTVSPIRDEVRTSGNQIRSDAASSRAGFDTKAEIVKTDDGTLASKKSLLVQSGKQVGKDAGATIENAKDVVKDLLRK